A single window of Grus americana isolate bGruAme1 chromosome 6, bGruAme1.mat, whole genome shotgun sequence DNA harbors:
- the CHRNA1 gene encoding acetylcholine receptor subunit alpha isoform X2, giving the protein MMQVRCVLLLVSAAGLALCYEHETRLVEDLFRDYNKVVRPVEDHRDAVVVTVGLQLIQLISVDEVNQIVTTNVRLKQQWTDVNLKWNPDDYGGVKKIRIPSDDIWRPDLVLYNNADGDFAIVKYTKVLLEHTGLITWTPPAIFKSYCEIIVTHFPFDQQNCSMKLGTWTYDGTVVVINPESDRPDLSNFMESGEWVMKDYRGWKHWVYYACCPDTPYLDITYHFLMQRLPLYFIVNVIIPCLLFSFLTGLVFYLPTDSGEKMTLSISVLLSLTVFLLVIVELIPSTSSAVPLIGKYMLFTMVFVIASIIITVIVINTHHRSPSTHTMPHWVRKIFIDTIPNVMFFSTMKRPSRDKQDKNIFSEDIDISEISGKPGSVPVNFYSPLTRNPDVKNAIEGIKYIAETMKSDQEASNAAEEWKFVAMVVDHLLLGIFMLVCIIGTLAVFAGRLIELNQQG; this is encoded by the exons ATGATGCAGGTCCGTTGCGTGCTCCTCCTCGTCTCCGCAG CCGGGCTGGCCCTGTGCTACGAACACGAGACTCGCCTCGTCGAGGACCTGTTCAGGGACTACAACAAGGTGGTGCGCCCAGTGGAGGACCATCGGGACGCCGTTGTCGTCACCGTCGGGCTGCAGCTCATTCAGCTTATTAGCGTG gaTGAAGTAAATCAGATTGTGACAACCAACGTACGCCTGAAACAG CAATGGACAGACGTCAACCTCAAGTGGAATCCAGACGACTACGGCGGCGTGAAAAAAATCCGCATCCCCTCAGATGATATCTGGCGGCCAGACCTTGTCCTTTACAACAA CGCAGACGGTGATTTTGCCATTGTTAAATACACCAAAGTCCTCCTGGAGCACACAGGTCTGATCACCTGGACACCaccagctatttttaaaagttactgtgAAATTATAGTCACGCACTTCCCATTTGACCAGCAGAACTGCAGTATGAAGTTGGGAACTTGGACGTATGATGGTACAGTGGTTGTTATTAACCCG GAGAGTGATCGTCCAGATCTGAGTAACTTCATGGAGAGTGGGGAGTGGGTGATGAAGGACTACCGCGGCTGGAAGCACTGGGTTTACTACGCTTGCTGCCCTGATACCCCCTACCTGGATATCACCTACCACTTCCTCATGCAGCGCCTGCCTCTCTACTTCATCGTGAACGTCATCAttccctgcctgctcttctcctttttaaCTGGGTTAGTTTTTTACCTACCCACAGATTCAG GTGAGAAAATGACTCTCAGCATCTCTGTCCTGCTGTCTTTGACTGTGTTCCTTCTGGTCATCGTGGAGCTGATTCCCTCCACCTCCAGCGCAGTGCCTCTGATAGGCAAATACATGTTGTTCACAATGGTGTTTGTCATCGCTTCGATCATCATCACGGTCATTGTCATCAACACCCACCACCGCTCCCCAAGCACTCACACCATGCCGCACTGGGTCAGGAAG ATCTTTATTGACACAATCCCAAACGTCATGTTTTTCTCTACAATGAAACGACCGTCCAGGGataaacaagacaaaaatattttttcgGAAGATAttgatatttctgaaatttctggGAAGCCAGGTTCTGTGCCTGTCAACTTCTACTCCCCGCTTACCAGAAATCCAGATGTGAAAAATGCTATAGAGGGAATCAAATACATTGCGGAAACGATGAAATCGGACCAAGAAGCCAGTAAT gCTGCAGAAGAATGGAAGTTTGTCGCGATGGTGGTTGATCATCTTCTCCTTGGCATATTTATGCTAGTTTGTATTATAGGAACATTAGCTGTATTTGCTGGTCGCCTTATTGAATTAAATCAGCAAGGATGA
- the CHRNA1 gene encoding acetylcholine receptor subunit alpha isoform X1: MAVPALKRRAGSDSSTERLTCSKQYVPTADFLQAGAGRIPGSVGSWDMNERSGGLNPAGLALCYEHETRLVEDLFRDYNKVVRPVEDHRDAVVVTVGLQLIQLISVDEVNQIVTTNVRLKQQWTDVNLKWNPDDYGGVKKIRIPSDDIWRPDLVLYNNADGDFAIVKYTKVLLEHTGLITWTPPAIFKSYCEIIVTHFPFDQQNCSMKLGTWTYDGTVVVINPESDRPDLSNFMESGEWVMKDYRGWKHWVYYACCPDTPYLDITYHFLMQRLPLYFIVNVIIPCLLFSFLTGLVFYLPTDSGEKMTLSISVLLSLTVFLLVIVELIPSTSSAVPLIGKYMLFTMVFVIASIIITVIVINTHHRSPSTHTMPHWVRKIFIDTIPNVMFFSTMKRPSRDKQDKNIFSEDIDISEISGKPGSVPVNFYSPLTRNPDVKNAIEGIKYIAETMKSDQEASNAAEEWKFVAMVVDHLLLGIFMLVCIIGTLAVFAGRLIELNQQG; encoded by the exons ATGGCGGTTCCTGCTTTAAAACGCCGCGCTGGCTCAGATAGCAGCACAGAGAG ACTTACCTGCAGTAAGCAGTATGTGCCCACGGCTGACTTCCTTCAGGCTGGAGCGGGCAGAATCCCTGGCAGCGTTGGGTCCTGGGACATGAATGAAAGGAGCGGTGGCCTAAATCCAG CCGGGCTGGCCCTGTGCTACGAACACGAGACTCGCCTCGTCGAGGACCTGTTCAGGGACTACAACAAGGTGGTGCGCCCAGTGGAGGACCATCGGGACGCCGTTGTCGTCACCGTCGGGCTGCAGCTCATTCAGCTTATTAGCGTG gaTGAAGTAAATCAGATTGTGACAACCAACGTACGCCTGAAACAG CAATGGACAGACGTCAACCTCAAGTGGAATCCAGACGACTACGGCGGCGTGAAAAAAATCCGCATCCCCTCAGATGATATCTGGCGGCCAGACCTTGTCCTTTACAACAA CGCAGACGGTGATTTTGCCATTGTTAAATACACCAAAGTCCTCCTGGAGCACACAGGTCTGATCACCTGGACACCaccagctatttttaaaagttactgtgAAATTATAGTCACGCACTTCCCATTTGACCAGCAGAACTGCAGTATGAAGTTGGGAACTTGGACGTATGATGGTACAGTGGTTGTTATTAACCCG GAGAGTGATCGTCCAGATCTGAGTAACTTCATGGAGAGTGGGGAGTGGGTGATGAAGGACTACCGCGGCTGGAAGCACTGGGTTTACTACGCTTGCTGCCCTGATACCCCCTACCTGGATATCACCTACCACTTCCTCATGCAGCGCCTGCCTCTCTACTTCATCGTGAACGTCATCAttccctgcctgctcttctcctttttaaCTGGGTTAGTTTTTTACCTACCCACAGATTCAG GTGAGAAAATGACTCTCAGCATCTCTGTCCTGCTGTCTTTGACTGTGTTCCTTCTGGTCATCGTGGAGCTGATTCCCTCCACCTCCAGCGCAGTGCCTCTGATAGGCAAATACATGTTGTTCACAATGGTGTTTGTCATCGCTTCGATCATCATCACGGTCATTGTCATCAACACCCACCACCGCTCCCCAAGCACTCACACCATGCCGCACTGGGTCAGGAAG ATCTTTATTGACACAATCCCAAACGTCATGTTTTTCTCTACAATGAAACGACCGTCCAGGGataaacaagacaaaaatattttttcgGAAGATAttgatatttctgaaatttctggGAAGCCAGGTTCTGTGCCTGTCAACTTCTACTCCCCGCTTACCAGAAATCCAGATGTGAAAAATGCTATAGAGGGAATCAAATACATTGCGGAAACGATGAAATCGGACCAAGAAGCCAGTAAT gCTGCAGAAGAATGGAAGTTTGTCGCGATGGTGGTTGATCATCTTCTCCTTGGCATATTTATGCTAGTTTGTATTATAGGAACATTAGCTGTATTTGCTGGTCGCCTTATTGAATTAAATCAGCAAGGATGA